In one Vibrio sp. VB16 genomic region, the following are encoded:
- the ubiA gene encoding 4-hydroxybenzoate octaprenyltransferase — translation MSLVKARAYWQLMRMDKPIGSLLLLWPTIWALLLASEGKPRLDVVIVFFFGVLFMRSAGCVINDFADRKIDGHVQRTEQRPLPAGKVKPFEAIVLFLILALSSFFLVLTMNPLTVKLSFFGIVLAFVYPFMKRFTHLPQLFLGLAFSWAIPMAWAAQANELTSPVWLLFVINVLWTMAYDTQYAMVDRDDDLRIGVKSTAILFGRFDKIIIGLLQLLTLVLFIILGNWLNLSTIFYWGILVSAGLFVYQQNLIKKRERNLCFKAFLNNNNVGLIMALSIFLSYL, via the coding sequence ATGAGCTTAGTAAAAGCGAGAGCCTACTGGCAACTAATGCGTATGGATAAACCAATTGGTTCATTGTTACTGCTGTGGCCAACCATATGGGCCTTGTTACTTGCTTCGGAAGGTAAACCTAGATTAGACGTTGTTATCGTATTTTTTTTTGGAGTGCTGTTTATGCGCTCTGCTGGATGTGTTATCAATGATTTCGCAGATAGAAAAATTGACGGACATGTTCAAAGGACAGAGCAACGGCCCCTTCCTGCAGGGAAAGTGAAACCGTTTGAAGCCATTGTTTTGTTTCTAATATTAGCGCTATCTTCTTTTTTTCTTGTACTTACTATGAATCCTCTCACCGTTAAGCTGTCATTTTTCGGAATCGTGTTGGCGTTCGTTTACCCTTTTATGAAGCGTTTTACTCATCTGCCTCAATTGTTCCTAGGGTTAGCATTCAGTTGGGCGATACCAATGGCCTGGGCTGCGCAAGCGAATGAACTAACGTCTCCTGTATGGTTATTATTTGTCATCAATGTGTTATGGACCATGGCTTACGATACTCAGTACGCAATGGTTGATAGAGATGATGACTTGCGGATAGGGGTAAAATCAACCGCGATTTTGTTTGGTCGCTTTGATAAAATTATTATTGGTTTATTGCAGTTGTTAACGCTTGTTTTATTTATAATTTTGGGTAATTGGCTGAACCTAAGTACCATTTTTTACTGGGGAATACTCGTGTCGGCTGGGTTGTTTGTGTATCAACAAAATTTGATTAAAAAGAGAGAACGAAATCTCTGTTTTAAGGCATTTTTAAATAACAATAATGTTGGGTTAATTATGGCTTTGTCGATTTTTCTTAGTTATCTATAA
- a CDS encoding chorismate lyase: MTELISLYIAALKKVDWQDIDKFELSSSVSLHWLLERGSLSRRFEEKCENLTVKMLFNEMISAREVTIEEKELLSDTDCLLREVMLLGDEQEWVIGRTLIPEASLDEQPHNLVQQGTIPLGLTVFSVEGVSRDALQLGWVNLPNQRLIARRSRLWMNKKPMLVAELFLPDSPVYLTETV; encoded by the coding sequence ATGACTGAGCTGATTTCGTTGTACATTGCTGCGCTCAAAAAAGTTGATTGGCAAGACATTGACAAGTTTGAACTATCTTCGAGCGTTTCTCTACATTGGTTGTTGGAAAGAGGCTCATTGTCACGTCGTTTTGAAGAGAAGTGTGAAAACTTAACGGTTAAGATGCTTTTTAATGAGATGATTTCAGCTAGAGAGGTCACAATTGAAGAAAAAGAACTTCTTAGTGATACAGACTGCTTACTCAGAGAAGTCATGCTTTTAGGTGATGAGCAAGAATGGGTAATTGGTCGAACTTTGATACCTGAAGCTTCTTTGGACGAACAGCCACATAACTTAGTTCAACAGGGTACTATTCCGCTTGGATTAACAGTATTTAGTGTGGAGGGTGTGAGTAGAGATGCTTTGCAACTTGGCTGGGTTAATCTCCCTAACCAGCGACTTATTGCTAGACGATCACGTTTATGGATGAATAAAAAACCTATGTTAGTTGCAGAACTTTTTCTTCCCGATTCACCGGTGTATCTTACGGAGACGGTTTAG
- a CDS encoding flagellar basal body-associated protein FliL: MLKQYIVLIIFALTSTFSVTTYADEEEQNSGPTFAYYTLAPDLTTNVYTKGKKLAYLQVRVDLMVADSSYVVELERHEPLIRDTIVAYIGEQTEDQVKTLAGREELRKQLKENLNNLLIAETGKTLITDLLFTKFLFQ; the protein is encoded by the coding sequence ATGCTTAAACAATATATTGTTTTAATAATTTTCGCTCTAACCAGTACTTTTTCAGTCACAACGTATGCGGACGAAGAAGAGCAAAACAGCGGGCCGACATTCGCCTATTATACATTGGCGCCAGATCTCACTACCAATGTATACACAAAAGGCAAAAAACTGGCATACCTGCAAGTCCGAGTCGATTTAATGGTTGCGGATAGCTCTTATGTCGTTGAGCTAGAAAGACACGAACCTTTAATTCGAGATACTATCGTTGCATACATTGGTGAACAAACTGAAGATCAAGTAAAAACCCTCGCTGGAAGAGAAGAACTCAGAAAGCAGCTCAAAGAAAATCTAAACAATCTGCTCATTGCCGAAACGGGTAAAACCCTCATCACAGATTTATTGTTTACTAAATTCCTCTTTCAATAA
- the glpG gene encoding rhomboid family intramembrane serine protease GlpG, giving the protein MIKLITLKNPRTAQAFIDYMASRKIELGMMPEGGGQFALWLKDDIDKLEAESELSHFLANPNDSKYQAASWDLAGSRTRKFTYQTPSILAMVKAKAGPFTLLIMFVSITLFILFQIGFGNSIFSVTHFPAFDGQKWQIWRWVSHALIHFSVTHIAFNLLWWWQLGGDIEKRLGTIKLLQIFILSSALSGAGQYWVEGANFGGLSGVVYALMGYSWLLGVISPEKGVNLPKPIVIFMLVWLVLGYVQPYMAIANTAHLVGLASGLLLAWVDSQMTKKTNG; this is encoded by the coding sequence ATGATTAAGCTAATCACACTCAAAAACCCTAGAACGGCTCAAGCTTTTATTGATTATATGGCATCAAGGAAAATAGAACTCGGTATGATGCCAGAGGGGGGGGGACAATTTGCTCTTTGGCTTAAAGACGACATTGATAAACTAGAAGCTGAATCGGAGTTGTCTCATTTTTTAGCGAATCCGAATGATAGCAAGTATCAAGCTGCATCGTGGGACCTCGCGGGCTCTAGAACGAGAAAGTTTACATATCAGACTCCTAGCATACTGGCTATGGTCAAAGCAAAAGCAGGGCCTTTTACGCTTTTGATTATGTTTGTTTCTATTACGTTATTCATCCTTTTCCAAATAGGGTTTGGTAATTCAATTTTTTCGGTAACACATTTTCCAGCTTTTGATGGACAGAAGTGGCAAATTTGGCGCTGGGTTTCGCATGCACTTATTCATTTCTCTGTCACCCATATTGCTTTTAACCTCCTGTGGTGGTGGCAATTAGGTGGAGATATAGAAAAGCGGCTTGGTACGATTAAATTATTGCAGATCTTTATATTATCGTCGGCTCTGTCGGGAGCGGGTCAATATTGGGTTGAAGGTGCCAACTTTGGTGGATTGTCAGGGGTGGTGTATGCGCTAATGGGGTATTCATGGTTGTTAGGTGTCATATCGCCTGAAAAAGGAGTGAACCTACCGAAACCTATCGTCATATTTATGCTTGTTTGGTTGGTGCTAGGGTATGTGCAGCCATATATGGCTATTGCCAATACCGCTCACTTAGTTGGCTTAGCGTCTGGCTTATTACTTGCTTGGGTTGATAGCCAGATGACAAAAAAGACAAATGGCTGA
- the glpE gene encoding thiosulfate sulfurtransferase GlpE → MSSFKQINVVEAKKLISDRSAALFDIRDVGSFTTSHAETARHLTNDTMVAFLEEVEFDHPILVMCYHGVSSQGAAQYLVNQGYEEVYSVDGGFTAWHMADLPIQRG, encoded by the coding sequence ATGAGTAGTTTCAAGCAGATAAATGTCGTTGAAGCAAAGAAGTTAATTAGTGACAGAAGCGCAGCACTTTTCGATATACGAGATGTTGGTTCTTTTACTACTTCCCATGCTGAAACAGCCCGTCATCTAACGAACGATACAATGGTTGCCTTTCTGGAAGAGGTTGAATTTGATCACCCTATACTTGTTATGTGCTACCACGGCGTAAGCAGTCAAGGGGCCGCACAATATTTAGTGAATCAAGGCTATGAAGAAGTGTATAGCGTTGATGGTGGGTTTACAGCATGGCACATGGCTGACTTGCCAATCCAGAGAGGTTAA
- the rpoH gene encoding RNA polymerase sigma factor RpoH, with translation MANQKYSMALVTQDSLDSYIRSANSYPMLKPEEERDLAERLHYKGEIDAAKGLILSHLRFVVHVARGYSGYGLPMADLVQEGNIGLMKAVKRFNPEVGVRLVSFAVHWIKAEIHEYVLRNWRIVKIATTKAQRKLFFNLRKSKKRLGWFNNGEVETVARELGVAPSEVREMESRLAAQDAAFELQNEDDDSGSYSAPVLYLEDKHSDVADNVEADNWETHTNTRLTHALATLDERSQHIVRSRWLDDKKSTLQELAEVYSVSAERIRQLEKNAMKKLKLAVGEF, from the coding sequence ATGGCAAACCAAAAGTATTCAATGGCTTTAGTTACGCAAGATAGCTTAGACAGTTATATTCGTTCAGCAAACAGCTACCCTATGCTAAAACCTGAAGAAGAGCGTGATCTGGCAGAACGATTGCATTACAAAGGTGAAATTGACGCTGCGAAAGGTCTTATACTTTCACACCTTCGATTCGTCGTTCATGTTGCACGAGGTTATTCTGGTTACGGTTTACCGATGGCTGATTTGGTTCAGGAAGGCAATATCGGCCTGATGAAAGCAGTGAAGCGCTTTAATCCTGAAGTGGGTGTTCGTCTTGTTTCTTTTGCCGTCCATTGGATAAAAGCTGAGATTCATGAGTACGTTTTAAGAAACTGGCGTATTGTTAAGATCGCTACAACCAAGGCTCAACGTAAACTTTTTTTCAATCTACGTAAATCTAAAAAGCGTTTAGGTTGGTTTAATAACGGTGAAGTTGAAACGGTTGCTCGCGAACTAGGTGTTGCACCTTCTGAAGTACGTGAGATGGAATCTCGTCTTGCTGCACAAGATGCTGCTTTTGAATTGCAGAATGAAGATGACGATTCAGGAAGCTACTCAGCTCCCGTACTTTATCTAGAAGATAAGCATTCTGATGTTGCAGATAATGTGGAAGCTGATAATTGGGAAACGCATACTAATACGCGTTTAACTCATGCCTTGGCAACGCTAGATGAACGAAGCCAACATATTGTCCGTTCTCGTTGGTTAGATGATAAGAAATCAACATTGCAAGAACTCGCCGAAGTCTACAGTGTTTCTGCAGAGAGAATTCGTCAACTCGAAAAAAATGCAATGAAGAAGTTAAAACTTGCGGTTGGCGAGTTTTAA
- the ftsX gene encoding permease-like cell division protein FtsX: MANNARSKNKVDRVGFLTMHIRQAKSSFMSLWLRPLGNILTLAVIAMALSLPASVYLVGKNIAKVAEEVASPSQVSAYIQEDIAEARIMVLKDRVESWENVESVQYISSQQGLSDLSEYSGFEQAISLLSDYSLPAVLVIQPSEQNDVSIRDIAIALRDEQGITDVRLDEDWLARLDAMKNLATTVVVTLATLMLGAVFLIVGNTLRFTILAHKEEIQVMKLIGATDSFILRPYLYSGMWFGLIGAVSAWFLTAIITILLNGAVEKLSMLYDSQFHLIGLNWDESLLLLMLGVFLGFIAAKLSARKHLKDIEPV, translated from the coding sequence ATGGCCAATAATGCTCGCAGCAAAAACAAAGTTGATCGTGTCGGTTTTTTGACCATGCATATAAGGCAGGCTAAAAGCTCATTTATGAGTTTGTGGCTTAGACCGTTAGGTAACATATTGACTCTAGCGGTGATCGCTATGGCACTTTCTTTGCCTGCGAGTGTTTATCTTGTGGGTAAAAATATTGCTAAAGTTGCTGAAGAGGTTGCGAGTCCGTCACAGGTAAGTGCCTATATACAAGAAGACATCGCAGAAGCGAGAATCATGGTACTTAAGGACCGGGTAGAAAGTTGGGAAAATGTAGAAAGTGTGCAATATATTTCTTCTCAACAAGGTCTTAGTGATTTAAGTGAGTATTCTGGATTTGAACAAGCTATTTCATTACTCAGTGATTATTCGTTACCCGCAGTGCTCGTTATACAACCATCTGAGCAAAATGATGTGAGCATCAGAGATATCGCAATAGCACTAAGAGATGAGCAGGGTATTACCGATGTAAGATTGGATGAAGATTGGCTTGCTCGCTTAGATGCAATGAAGAATCTGGCAACAACGGTTGTTGTTACTTTAGCGACCTTAATGCTAGGGGCTGTATTTTTAATTGTCGGCAACACATTGCGGTTTACGATTTTAGCGCATAAAGAAGAAATTCAAGTGATGAAGCTGATCGGAGCAACAGACAGTTTTATCTTAAGACCCTACTTATATTCTGGTATGTGGTTTGGCTTAATTGGAGCTGTAAGCGCTTGGTTTTTGACGGCAATTATTACGATATTGTTAAATGGAGCTGTAGAAAAGCTTTCTATGTTATACGACAGCCAATTTCACCTGATAGGCTTGAACTGGGATGAGTCATTGTTGTTATTAATGCTAGGTGTTTTCCTGGGCTTTATTGCAGCAAAACTATCCGCACGGAAACACTTAAAAGATATTGAACCTGTATAG
- the ftsE gene encoding cell division ATP-binding protein FtsE: MIRFQQVSKAYRGGRQALQKVDFHLRQGEMAFLGGHSGAGKSTLLKLICAMERPSDGTIQFNGHDITKISNNDIPLLRRNIGIVFQDHRLLMDRTVFDNVALPMRIESATENDIKRRVSAALDKIGLLDKAKCLPSQLSGGEQQRVGIARAVVNRPTLVLADEPTGNLDPELSNRTMMLLEEFNRAGVSILVATHDIGLVGSRPQYRRFELNQGFLSEVEGYGQ, translated from the coding sequence GTGATAAGATTTCAGCAAGTTAGTAAAGCTTATCGAGGTGGTCGTCAAGCATTACAAAAAGTGGATTTTCATCTTAGACAAGGTGAAATGGCATTTCTTGGTGGGCATTCTGGCGCTGGCAAAAGTACATTACTCAAGTTGATTTGTGCTATGGAGCGTCCTTCTGATGGCACTATTCAATTCAACGGACACGATATAACAAAGATATCGAATAACGATATTCCCCTTTTAAGACGTAATATTGGTATCGTTTTTCAAGATCACCGTTTGTTAATGGATCGGACTGTTTTTGATAATGTAGCATTACCAATGCGTATAGAGTCTGCGACAGAAAATGATATCAAGCGTAGAGTCTCCGCAGCGTTAGATAAAATAGGGTTGTTAGATAAAGCGAAGTGTTTGCCAAGTCAACTATCAGGTGGTGAGCAACAAAGAGTTGGTATCGCAAGAGCAGTTGTGAATAGGCCCACTTTAGTGCTGGCTGATGAACCGACGGGTAATCTAGATCCTGAACTGTCTAATCGAACCATGATGTTGCTGGAAGAGTTTAATCGAGCCGGTGTCTCTATTCTTGTTGCTACTCATGATATTGGTCTTGTCGGCAGTCGGCCTCAGTATCGACGATTTGAGTTGAATCAAGGTTTTTTAAGTGAGGTTGAAGGCTATGGCCAATAA
- the ftsY gene encoding signal recognition particle-docking protein FtsY, translating into MTDKKKRGLFSWLGFGEDEGKSQEGENKQIEELQPEKQEENATIETELASNESEDIIADASQTNDIPSVNTDGLDDEINTTIDFESGVEARVESPIDTTVQVESTEESAAVEIVEAPVESDTKKVIVEQEKPTEGFFSRLKRSLARTKQNIGAGFFGLFKGKSIDDDLFEELEEQLLIADVGMDTTLKIIGNLTEKASRRELKDGEALYGLLKEEMAEILSHVEQPLVIDTKHTPYVILMVGVNGVGKTTTIGKLAKQFQADGKKVMLAAGDTFRAAAVEQLQVWGERNNVPVIAQHTGADSASVIYDAIEAAKARGVDVVIADTAGRLQNKGHLMEELRKIVRVMKKVDDSAPHEIMLTLDAGTGQNAISQAKLFSDVAPVTGITLTKLDGTAKGGVIFAIADQFNIPIRYIGVGEGIDDLRPFESENFIEALFSREE; encoded by the coding sequence ATGACGGATAAGAAAAAGCGCGGACTATTTTCATGGCTTGGTTTTGGCGAAGATGAAGGAAAAAGCCAAGAAGGTGAAAATAAGCAAATTGAAGAGCTTCAGCCAGAGAAGCAAGAAGAAAATGCCACTATTGAAACTGAGCTAGCGAGCAATGAAAGCGAAGACATTATTGCTGATGCCTCACAAACGAATGATATTCCATCAGTTAATACAGACGGCTTAGATGATGAAATCAATACGACTATCGACTTTGAAAGTGGGGTTGAGGCGCGTGTAGAATCGCCAATTGATACAACTGTACAGGTTGAATCAACAGAGGAATCCGCAGCAGTCGAAATTGTAGAAGCGCCTGTCGAAAGTGATACAAAGAAAGTCATTGTTGAACAAGAGAAACCAACAGAAGGTTTCTTTTCAAGGTTAAAGCGCAGCTTAGCCAGAACAAAACAGAACATCGGTGCGGGTTTTTTTGGTCTGTTTAAAGGAAAATCGATAGACGATGATCTTTTTGAAGAGCTTGAAGAACAACTTTTGATAGCCGATGTAGGGATGGATACAACCTTAAAGATTATCGGTAATCTAACAGAAAAGGCATCTCGTAGAGAATTAAAAGATGGTGAAGCGCTTTACGGTTTACTTAAAGAAGAAATGGCCGAAATACTGTCACATGTAGAGCAGCCACTCGTCATCGATACTAAGCATACTCCTTACGTCATACTAATGGTTGGCGTGAATGGAGTGGGTAAAACCACGACAATAGGTAAATTAGCAAAACAATTCCAAGCTGATGGGAAAAAAGTCATGCTTGCCGCGGGAGATACATTCCGAGCCGCTGCGGTGGAACAGTTACAAGTTTGGGGTGAAAGAAATAATGTCCCGGTTATTGCTCAACATACTGGTGCTGACAGTGCATCCGTCATTTATGATGCGATAGAAGCAGCGAAAGCTCGTGGTGTAGATGTTGTCATCGCGGATACTGCAGGTCGACTTCAAAATAAGGGTCACTTGATGGAAGAGCTGCGTAAAATTGTACGCGTAATGAAAAAAGTCGATGACTCAGCACCGCATGAAATAATGTTAACCCTTGATGCAGGTACTGGCCAAAACGCAATTAGCCAAGCCAAATTATTTAGCGATGTCGCCCCTGTTACTGGCATCACCCTGACAAAGCTTGATGGAACCGCGAAAGGTGGCGTTATATTCGCCATCGCGGATCAATTTAATATTCCTATTCGCTATATTGGTGTTGGGGAGGGTATTGATGATCTTCGCCCGTTTGAATCTGAAAACTTTATTGAAGCGCTATTTAGTCGCGAAGAATAA
- the rsmD gene encoding 16S rRNA (guanine(966)-N(2))-methyltransferase RsmD, with translation MVRSQTKNNVQKKQPEGSIRIIAGLWRGRKLPVFNAEGLRPTADRVKETLFNWIAQDVPHAKCLDLFAGSGGLGFEAASRQAKQVVMLELNVQAHKQLSQNITTLKTNSIEAINLDCLSYLEKQGTPFDIVFIDPPFRKGLLEKSLKLLEENNWLAENAMIYIETEKELTLTGVPDNWSLYREKKAGQVSYRLFERNIE, from the coding sequence ATGGTAAGAAGTCAAACTAAAAACAATGTACAAAAAAAGCAACCAGAAGGCTCAATACGTATTATTGCTGGTCTTTGGCGAGGTAGAAAACTACCTGTATTCAATGCTGAAGGGCTAAGACCTACGGCCGATCGCGTAAAAGAGACGTTGTTTAATTGGATTGCTCAAGATGTGCCTCATGCCAAATGTTTGGATCTGTTTGCAGGCTCTGGTGGATTAGGCTTTGAAGCCGCCTCGCGTCAAGCAAAGCAGGTTGTGATGCTCGAACTCAACGTTCAAGCACATAAACAGTTAAGCCAAAATATCACAACATTAAAAACAAATTCTATTGAAGCAATCAATTTGGATTGCCTTTCCTACCTTGAGAAGCAGGGGACACCTTTTGATATCGTCTTTATCGATCCTCCTTTTAGAAAAGGATTACTAGAAAAGAGCTTAAAATTATTAGAAGAAAATAATTGGCTTGCAGAAAATGCTATGATTTATATTGAAACAGAAAAAGAACTCACACTTACTGGCGTACCAGACAATTGGTCTCTTTATCGAGAAAAAAAAGCTGGCCAAGTAAGTTACCGATTATTTGAAAGGAATATAGAATGA
- a CDS encoding DUF1145 domain-containing protein, with protein MKVLIFLAKASIAFVWFVLLFNIFMPFPGKAAIALYIMTGFLFMMHAVQMLIFIGAFGDKIKISGWEKWSILIFGIFSLLDIRRKHMM; from the coding sequence ATGAAAGTCCTGATATTTTTAGCAAAAGCTTCTATCGCATTTGTTTGGTTTGTCCTTCTCTTCAATATTTTCATGCCATTTCCAGGTAAGGCGGCCATTGCACTCTATATTATGACTGGATTCTTATTCATGATGCACGCGGTTCAAATGCTGATATTTATCGGAGCTTTTGGTGACAAAATAAAAATAAGTGGTTGGGAGAAGTGGTCAATTTTAATATTCGGTATATTTTCCCTGCTCGATATAAGGCGTAAACACATGATGTAA
- a CDS encoding YhgN family NAAT transporter yields the protein MDILSAATMLFLIMDPLGNLPVFLSILKHIEPKRRRIILIRELCVALVILLAFLFGGQNILNFLHINPETLSISGGVILFIIAIRMIFPQPGGVTGLAAGEEPYIVPMAIPMIAGPSVMALLLLLSSQEPDRIWDWAAALLIAWGASFFVLMFINFFHKLLGEKGLKAVERLMGLLLVMISTQMFLDGIKDFIS from the coding sequence ATGGATATACTTTCAGCAGCAACAATGTTGTTTTTAATTATGGACCCATTAGGTAATTTACCGGTCTTCTTGTCCATTCTTAAGCATATTGAACCGAAAAGACGACGAATTATATTAATCCGTGAGCTTTGCGTTGCGTTGGTTATTTTGCTTGCTTTTCTATTCGGTGGCCAAAACATACTTAATTTTCTACATATAAATCCTGAGACCTTAAGTATTTCTGGTGGTGTGATTCTCTTTATCATCGCCATCAGGATGATTTTTCCACAACCAGGCGGTGTGACAGGTCTTGCCGCTGGTGAAGAGCCATATATTGTACCGATGGCTATCCCAATGATTGCTGGCCCGTCTGTGATGGCTTTACTGCTATTATTGTCGAGTCAAGAACCTGATCGTATTTGGGATTGGGCCGCTGCGTTACTTATCGCCTGGGGGGCAAGCTTCTTTGTACTTATGTTCATCAACTTTTTCCATAAGCTATTGGGTGAAAAGGGTCTAAAAGCGGTAGAAAGGTTGATGGGGTTGTTATTAGTTATGATCTCTACCCAGATGTTCCTAGATGGTATTAAAGACTTTATAAGTTAA
- a CDS encoding YecH family metal-binding protein, with protein MNNVHGHKILDMLSEKFLTRDEVKNLLTDEYGDDVQFHTCQSEGLNFDELFDFFIDREKIVTVDGKYSINATNKCE; from the coding sequence ATGAATAACGTTCATGGACACAAAATATTAGATATGTTGTCAGAAAAATTTCTTACTCGAGATGAAGTAAAGAATCTGCTGACAGATGAGTACGGAGACGATGTCCAGTTTCATACTTGCCAGAGTGAAGGTCTGAACTTTGATGAACTTTTTGATTTCTTTATCGATAGAGAAAAAATAGTCACTGTTGATGGGAAATACAGCATTAATGCGACGAATAAGTGCGAATAA
- a CDS encoding lysoplasmalogenase, whose protein sequence is MWGWLMVGLSGLIHISTANSENKNLSKILKPTTLLLLMAILVTTGREEPQFIWVVIGLSLAVIADTFSVLPKISTRASFIALILSFLFYSKGFWSLLQGDITWWLPSLLFAGSIILILLLLPKLDTIIFPVSIMGLVLVQMSWVACAVWMNNTNMANLYACLACFVFVAATLISAVNVYRHPFPNSDLWATSGFFIAHSLTVASVIA, encoded by the coding sequence ATGTGGGGTTGGCTGATGGTTGGGCTATCTGGGTTAATTCATATTTCGACGGCGAATAGCGAGAATAAAAACCTGTCTAAGATATTGAAACCGACAACTTTACTATTATTAATGGCTATTTTGGTAACAACTGGTCGTGAAGAGCCTCAGTTCATATGGGTGGTGATTGGACTTTCTCTTGCTGTCATTGCCGATACGTTTAGTGTTCTACCCAAAATAAGTACCAGAGCAAGCTTTATCGCGTTGATTTTGTCATTTCTATTTTACAGTAAGGGATTTTGGTCTCTGCTACAGGGCGATATTACGTGGTGGTTACCGTCTCTGCTATTTGCTGGTAGCATTATCCTTATCTTATTATTGCTACCAAAGCTGGATACAATTATTTTTCCTGTATCTATTATGGGTTTGGTCTTGGTCCAGATGTCATGGGTGGCCTGTGCTGTTTGGATGAACAATACCAATATGGCAAATTTGTATGCTTGTCTTGCTTGTTTTGTTTTTGTTGCTGCGACTCTAATTAGTGCGGTCAATGTCTATCGTCATCCTTTCCCAAATTCTGATTTATGGGCCACGAGTGGCTTTTTTATCGCTCATTCACTGACTGTCGCCTCTGTCATTGCGTGA
- a CDS encoding DUF4145 domain-containing protein: protein MSNIEEVVKRTRRIEKLLRVQYHADGKGLHQLITSCEDRLPHDVISKLRYVATIRNKIVHEEDFKLNNRKSYFATCDACEKELTPRANRFIWRAAILVMTLFTLAALGFYLVHWDKLVEHL from the coding sequence ATGTCGAATATTGAGGAAGTTGTTAAGCGTACTCGCCGTATTGAGAAGTTGTTGCGAGTGCAATATCATGCTGATGGAAAAGGATTACATCAACTAATCACCAGTTGTGAGGATAGATTACCTCACGATGTGATAAGTAAATTAAGGTATGTCGCCACTATTCGGAACAAAATAGTTCATGAAGAAGACTTTAAGTTGAATAACAGAAAATCTTACTTCGCTACCTGTGACGCTTGCGAAAAAGAACTTACCCCAAGAGCGAATCGTTTCATTTGGCGAGCGGCCATATTAGTCATGACGTTGTTTACGCTAGCGGCTCTAGGATTCTATCTTGTTCACTGGGATAAGCTTGTTGAACACTTATAA